The proteins below come from a single Methanothermobacter sp. genomic window:
- a CDS encoding metal ABC transporter permease has protein sequence MLEILQYQFMRNAVIAAVLVSVACGIVGSYVVTKRIVSISGGISHAAFGGVGLGYLLGVNPVTAAIPFTVAAALLMGKITRKTDISEDTAIGMLWSAGMALGI, from the coding sequence GTGCTTGAAATTCTCCAGTACCAGTTCATGAGGAACGCAGTGATTGCAGCGGTGCTTGTCAGCGTAGCCTGCGGTATAGTTGGAAGCTACGTGGTGACCAAGAGGATAGTCTCGATAAGCGGGGGTATATCACATGCGGCATTTGGTGGTGTGGGGCTGGGATACCTCCTCGGTGTGAATCCGGTGACAGCGGCCATCCCCTTCACCGTTGCAGCCGCTCTCCTTATGGGTAAAATCACAAGGAAAACAGATATAAGTGAGGATACCGCGATAGGTATGCTCTGGTCAGCCGGTATGGCCCTGGGTATAC
- a CDS encoding metal ABC transporter ATP-binding protein: protein MLAVEMRDVNYHVNGRPILEDINLEVPEGEILAVIGPNGGGKTTLLKLITGQIRPSSGTVKVLGKNPEDAREKIGYLPQRSHFKTDFPINVLQTVLMGTYRRFAAYTDDDRKRALRSLKMVGMLDYRDRKIGELSGGELQRVFLARAIVRDPDLLLLDEPTASVDPAFRTSFYSLIDGLRERMTVILVSHDIGTVAQHVDSVACLNHRLFVHGTVEEAVSCLEDAYGCPVELIAHGIPHRVLHEHKEG from the coding sequence ATGCTGGCAGTTGAGATGAGGGATGTCAATTACCACGTGAATGGCAGGCCCATACTTGAGGACATCAACCTTGAGGTACCTGAAGGTGAAATCCTTGCAGTGATCGGCCCCAACGGTGGGGGTAAAACAACACTCCTGAAACTCATAACAGGACAGATAAGGCCATCTTCAGGAACTGTGAAGGTGCTGGGGAAAAATCCTGAGGATGCCCGGGAAAAGATCGGATACCTCCCCCAGAGGAGTCACTTCAAAACAGATTTCCCCATAAACGTCCTCCAGACAGTCCTCATGGGCACATACAGAAGATTTGCGGCATATACAGATGATGATAGAAAAAGGGCCCTCAGATCCCTGAAAATGGTGGGGATGCTGGATTACAGGGATAGAAAAATTGGCGAGCTCTCAGGGGGAGAGCTACAGAGGGTTTTCCTGGCAAGGGCCATTGTGAGGGACCCTGATCTACTCCTCCTTGATGAACCAACTGCAAGCGTTGACCCGGCCTTCAGGACCTCATTCTACAGCCTCATAGATGGCTTGCGGGAGAGGATGACGGTGATCCTTGTATCCCACGATATCGGGACGGTCGCGCAGCACGTGGACAGTGTGGCGTGCCTGAACCACAGGCTATTCGTCCATGGGACAGTGGAGGAGGCCGTTAGCTGCCTTGAGGATGCATATGGCTGTCCAGTGGAACTCATCGCACATGGGATACCCCACAGGGTGCTCCATGAACACAAGGAGGGGTGA
- a CDS encoding zinc ABC transporter substrate-binding protein, whose amino-acid sequence MERWKIGAIALITILSMSGMYIFTSETSDEPQQEKLIVAVTLMPQKEFVEAIAGDRAEVVVLVPEGADPHTYEPEPETLRRVSEARAYFIVGSGLEFENHYLDKIRTLNPTMRIINTSEGIEFIPSSIEDSHESSESPYDPHVWTSPRNAMVMVNNTLRGLQEIDPQHSRYYRENAATYLEKLHELDSRLRMELKNRTGESILVYHPAWGYFCREYGLKQVAIEREGKEPGPATLSLIIQDARRKNIRVVIVSPQFSSRNAELIADEIGARIAVVDPLGGNYTRNIEEVLRALKG is encoded by the coding sequence ATGGAAAGATGGAAGATAGGTGCAATTGCACTCATAACCATACTCTCCATGAGTGGAATGTACATCTTCACATCAGAGACGTCGGATGAGCCGCAGCAGGAAAAACTGATTGTTGCGGTTACACTAATGCCCCAGAAGGAGTTCGTGGAGGCAATTGCAGGGGACCGGGCAGAGGTGGTTGTCCTGGTACCGGAGGGCGCCGACCCACACACCTATGAACCTGAACCAGAGACACTAAGAAGAGTGTCAGAGGCCAGAGCATACTTCATTGTTGGATCCGGCCTTGAATTCGAAAACCACTACCTTGATAAAATAAGGACGCTCAACCCCACTATGAGGATAATAAACACTTCAGAGGGGATAGAGTTCATCCCATCATCCATTGAAGATTCACATGAATCATCAGAGAGCCCATACGACCCCCACGTGTGGACATCACCCAGAAACGCAATGGTGATGGTGAACAACACACTGAGGGGGCTCCAGGAGATCGACCCCCAGCACAGCAGATACTACAGGGAAAACGCTGCCACCTACCTTGAAAAGCTGCATGAACTGGACAGCCGGCTCAGAATGGAACTTAAAAACAGGACCGGTGAAAGCATACTGGTCTACCACCCCGCCTGGGGATACTTCTGCAGGGAATACGGACTAAAACAGGTTGCAATTGAAAGGGAGGGAAAGGAACCCGGCCCGGCAACATTATCACTGATAATTCAGGATGCCAGAAGGAAGAACATAAGGGTTGTAATCGTATCCCCACAGTTCAGCAGCAGAAATGCAGAACTCATTGCAGACGAGATAGGGGCGAGGATTGCCGTTGTGGATCCACTGGGGGGAAACTACACCAGGAACATTGAGGAGGTACTGAGGGCCCTTAAGGGGTGA
- a CDS encoding CopG family ribbon-helix-helix protein has product MVVVSVSLSEKLLAEIDALRDEMGFSGRSDVIRAAARLLIDEKRNMQELSGDINAVLFLIHKRNDEDMVTEIKHDYEDIISTQIHSHLKDGKCLELFIIEGESSRVRELTESFIACGRMVHIKLFTF; this is encoded by the coding sequence ATGGTTGTGGTCAGTGTTTCACTCAGTGAAAAGTTACTTGCAGAGATAGATGCACTTAGGGATGAGATGGGATTCTCAGGAAGATCCGATGTTATAAGGGCTGCTGCAAGGCTTCTGATAGATGAGAAAAGAAACATGCAGGAATTGAGTGGAGATATAAACGCGGTTCTCTTTCTAATACACAAAAGAAATGACGAGGACATGGTCACAGAGATAAAACATGACTATGAGGATATAATCAGCACCCAGATACACAGTCACCTCAAGGATGGGAAGTGCCTTGAACTCTTCATAATTGAGGGAGAGTCCTCAAGGGTGAGGGAACTCACAGAGAGCTTCATAGCCTGTGGCAGAATGGTCCACATAAAGCTCTTCACGTTCTGA
- the cobM gene encoding precorrin-4 C(11)-methyltransferase, with protein sequence MGAGPGDPELITLKAIRVLERSDVVIYAGSLVNKKILEYAPGAEVHNSAHMNLDEITEIMVDACRAGKTVARVHTGDPSIYGAIREQMRVLDEKGIPYSVIPGVSSVFAAAAALGAELTLPEISQTVIITRPAGRTPVPPSESIEELARHGSTMCIFLGVHMIEDVAERLMKHYPADTPVAVVKRASWPDEEIVSGTLADISMKVREAGIKKTAMIIVGRVLDPGDFRASKLYDAGFSHEYRS encoded by the coding sequence ATAGGTGCAGGTCCAGGAGACCCTGAACTCATAACACTGAAGGCCATAAGGGTTCTTGAAAGATCCGATGTTGTGATATACGCAGGTTCACTTGTAAACAAAAAGATCCTAGAGTATGCGCCAGGCGCGGAGGTCCACAACAGCGCCCACATGAACCTTGATGAGATAACGGAGATCATGGTGGATGCCTGCAGGGCCGGTAAAACAGTGGCGAGGGTTCACACAGGAGACCCCTCTATTTATGGGGCCATCAGGGAGCAGATGAGGGTCCTTGATGAGAAAGGAATTCCATACAGTGTTATACCCGGCGTAAGTTCCGTTTTTGCAGCCGCAGCCGCCCTGGGGGCTGAACTTACACTCCCTGAGATTTCTCAGACCGTTATAATAACACGTCCTGCAGGGAGAACACCTGTGCCGCCTTCAGAGAGCATCGAGGAGCTTGCAAGGCACGGTTCAACCATGTGCATATTCCTGGGTGTCCACATGATAGAGGATGTTGCAGAGAGGCTGATGAAGCACTACCCAGCTGACACTCCCGTTGCCGTGGTTAAGAGGGCCTCATGGCCTGATGAGGAGATTGTGAGTGGCACCCTGGCGGATATATCCATGAAGGTACGTGAGGCCGGTATAAAAAAAACTGCCATGATAATCGTGGGAAGAGTTCTAGATCCAGGGGATTTCAGGGCCTCCAAGCTCTATGACGCCGGATTCAGCCATGAATACAGGTCCTGA
- a CDS encoding DUF166 family protein: MRIIMVACGEYGARVVNTVAAHGLAPDIVAVFDYDDYLDEFLDDPSSLLPPEIPDADLTVAAGLFGDLNLVAAEIAVESGSKAIIVESHAPGQLPEGLKSEISGMVESAVFPLPFCSLDITGNPFIDSFASRFGKPDVKMDVKESVLSVRVKRSAPCGSTFYVAERIRGVPLPEVDVAAGEGFHNYPCLASMEADPVLGDTPLHVAGYLTREAFKRAAGVPGVYAHVDPRECLGEECGFLCRDVCPLVRLSMNTIRMGVTAEVDPFSCGACGRCARECPNRAIEIINPRT, from the coding sequence ATGAGGATCATAATGGTGGCCTGTGGAGAATACGGCGCCAGGGTGGTGAATACCGTCGCCGCCCATGGGCTGGCACCGGACATAGTGGCTGTATTTGATTATGATGACTATCTAGATGAATTTCTGGATGATCCATCATCACTTCTTCCCCCAGAAATCCCTGATGCAGATCTCACAGTTGCTGCGGGACTCTTCGGTGACCTTAACCTCGTCGCGGCTGAAATAGCGGTTGAATCGGGATCGAAGGCCATCATAGTGGAATCCCATGCGCCAGGTCAGCTCCCTGAAGGTCTTAAATCTGAGATTTCAGGGATGGTTGAATCAGCCGTCTTCCCATTACCCTTCTGTTCACTTGATATTACAGGAAATCCCTTCATTGACTCATTTGCCTCGAGATTCGGGAAGCCTGATGTGAAGATGGATGTGAAGGAGAGTGTCCTTTCGGTCAGGGTTAAAAGAAGCGCTCCATGCGGTTCCACCTTCTACGTTGCAGAGAGGATAAGGGGGGTTCCCCTCCCTGAGGTGGATGTGGCTGCAGGTGAAGGATTCCACAACTACCCCTGCCTGGCGTCCATGGAAGCTGACCCTGTGCTGGGGGATACCCCCCTGCATGTTGCAGGTTACCTCACAAGGGAGGCCTTCAAGAGGGCTGCCGGTGTGCCCGGCGTTTATGCCCACGTCGACCCCCGGGAATGTCTGGGAGAGGAGTGCGGCTTCCTCTGCAGGGATGTCTGCCCCCTTGTCAGGTTATCCATGAATACCATAAGGATGGGTGTGACTGCAGAGGTGGATCCCTTCTCCTGCGGTGCCTGTGGGAGGTGCGCCAGGGAATGTCCCAATAGGGCCATAGAAATTATAAACCCGCGGACATGA
- a CDS encoding TIGR00304 family protein — translation MRGEILITAGVILIITGILLTFIGGALSASQTREKGEVKAAGVVMIGPVPIIFGSDRNMAITGVVLALILMVIAYILFYR, via the coding sequence ATGAGAGGAGAGATTCTCATAACCGCGGGAGTAATCCTTATAATCACAGGCATACTCTTAACATTCATCGGAGGAGCCCTCAGCGCCTCCCAGACAAGGGAAAAGGGGGAGGTTAAGGCCGCGGGAGTTGTAATGATAGGGCCCGTGCCCATAATCTTTGGCAGCGACAGGAACATGGCCATCACAGGGGTTGTGCTAGCCCTGATCCTCATGGTGATTGCATACATACTCTTCTACAGATAG
- a CDS encoding methyl-coenzyme M reductase family protein gives MYSLVVFRGGPHNFHELEEFVEDAGGLIIQRDIFSVHRGQYFLRNEVRVLCIIPSTDEDMLRETARRIKGEIEGLDVDKDVLERIQSLLEVYDRLAEEPSWTPGDEIATDDGLLDEMVDMELIERRKMGHRVEYRLL, from the coding sequence ATGTATTCCCTAGTGGTCTTCAGAGGGGGACCCCATAACTTCCATGAACTTGAGGAATTTGTTGAGGATGCCGGTGGCCTTATAATCCAGAGGGACATATTCAGTGTTCACAGGGGTCAGTACTTCCTGAGGAATGAGGTCAGAGTCCTGTGCATCATTCCCAGCACAGATGAAGACATGCTCAGAGAGACCGCCCGAAGGATAAAGGGGGAGATAGAGGGCCTTGATGTTGATAAAGATGTCCTTGAGAGGATACAGTCCCTTCTTGAGGTCTACGATAGGCTCGCAGAAGAACCTTCATGGACCCCCGGAGATGAGATCGCAACCGATGACGGCCTCCTTGATGAAATGGTTGACATGGAACTCATTGAGAGAAGAAAGATGGGCCACAGGGTCGAGTACCGTCTGCTATGA
- a CDS encoding roadblock/LC7 domain-containing protein translates to MAKTKKEKLDDVLSAFMQVGQIRAAGIVSKEGLLINARTPPDVDARIFSALCSTIMGAAEAASGQMNTGGVSEITVRTEKGIIILKPAGEKAIFTALAEPEAQLGLLLFEMDSRAAQVDEILREM, encoded by the coding sequence ATGGCCAAAACAAAGAAGGAAAAACTGGATGATGTGCTCTCTGCTTTTATGCAGGTCGGTCAGATAAGGGCTGCGGGTATTGTTTCAAAGGAAGGGCTGCTTATAAACGCACGGACACCTCCAGATGTTGATGCCAGGATATTCTCAGCCCTCTGTTCAACAATAATGGGTGCTGCAGAGGCGGCTTCAGGGCAGATGAACACTGGCGGCGTTTCTGAGATAACCGTGAGAACCGAGAAGGGTATAATCATTCTCAAACCTGCAGGTGAGAAGGCCATATTCACGGCCCTGGCAGAACCTGAGGCACAGCTTGGTCTGCTGCTCTTTGAAATGGATTCAAGGGCAGCACAGGTTGATGAAATTCTAAGGGAGATGTGA
- a CDS encoding GTP-binding protein has protein sequence MKRTYIPKLDDLLGGGVREGASVMFSASPGVDYEAFGYQMLNGRLAEGERGFIFTNVEEPESIIYEFSSYGWDIKPHIERGDMFFVDGSSPFLGMPSEERYTVSDYSEIKEIVLNAIEDIPGGLGVINCLSVIIDYVGDEDTLEIVEAWNRRASELDVNLVYLFTEWDYERDLMDKLRSLMDCVIDLRTIEERVIIGQGFMVAHSDWSSPPDTMVLFFVVQPGGVKVYVPKILVTGPYNSGKSTFVKSISTKAVSVDRKALSAFPTTIAMDIGHLEYKGFMADIFGTPGQERFDLILDVLSREAVGAFILVDSTAPETFARAKEMIRKTRAEAIPKVVVANKQDLPGALSPDEIRKRMKLGGDVPIIPVSLKEGWGVKEALETLLGLLYGG, from the coding sequence ATGAAGAGGACTTACATCCCGAAACTCGACGACCTCCTTGGTGGTGGAGTGAGGGAGGGGGCTTCTGTGATGTTCTCGGCATCCCCCGGAGTTGACTATGAGGCATTCGGTTACCAGATGCTGAACGGGCGCCTTGCTGAGGGCGAGAGGGGGTTCATATTCACCAACGTCGAGGAACCAGAGAGCATAATATATGAATTCAGCTCCTATGGCTGGGACATCAAGCCCCACATTGAGAGGGGGGATATGTTCTTTGTTGATGGAAGTTCACCCTTCCTTGGAATGCCATCAGAGGAGCGTTATACTGTCAGTGATTACTCAGAGATAAAGGAGATTGTTTTGAATGCAATAGAGGATATTCCCGGTGGATTGGGGGTTATAAACTGTCTATCTGTAATCATAGATTACGTGGGGGATGAAGACACCCTTGAAATTGTTGAGGCATGGAACAGGAGGGCCTCTGAACTGGATGTAAACCTGGTCTACCTCTTCACCGAATGGGACTATGAAAGGGATCTCATGGATAAATTGAGATCACTTATGGACTGTGTCATTGACCTGAGGACTATTGAGGAGAGGGTCATAATAGGTCAGGGGTTCATGGTTGCACATTCTGACTGGTCCAGCCCCCCCGATACCATGGTGCTCTTCTTTGTTGTACAGCCAGGTGGCGTTAAGGTCTATGTGCCCAAGATACTGGTAACTGGCCCCTACAATTCAGGAAAATCCACATTCGTGAAGTCCATATCCACAAAAGCAGTTTCTGTTGATAGAAAGGCCCTCTCGGCGTTCCCCACAACCATTGCAATGGACATAGGCCACCTTGAGTATAAGGGCTTCATGGCGGATATCTTCGGTACACCGGGACAGGAGAGATTCGACCTAATACTGGATGTCCTCTCAAGGGAGGCTGTAGGGGCATTTATACTGGTGGATTCAACCGCACCTGAAACCTTCGCCAGGGCCAAGGAGATGATAAGAAAGACAAGGGCAGAGGCGATACCTAAGGTTGTGGTTGCCAATAAACAGGACCTTCCAGGCGCACTCTCACCTGATGAGATAAGAAAAAGGATGAAGCTTGGAGGTGATGTCCCCATAATACCTGTTTCACTTAAAGAGGGATGGGGAGTGAAGGAAGCACTTGAAACCCTCCTCGGACTTCTCTATGGTGGTTAA
- a CDS encoding RAD55 family ATPase, giving the protein MIVKIPSGIRGLDELIGGGAIPENTVTLVYGPPKVGKSIFSYGFVVGGAERGEPCLYISTDYGLMDLKRNMKVLGMDAESYMEKELLYVIDAISSISGPASDAGNTYLSSSVHNPTDIMVKLGVAIRNITASYSMFRSVLDSLTTLMAFNDEMLIVRVLTAYIMRIKDAGGTAIVTYTEGSADPKVETMLKAVVDNIIHLDGSELTVEAMIGIGRVSAPYTIDDEGLKVNP; this is encoded by the coding sequence ATGATTGTTAAAATTCCCTCAGGAATACGTGGCCTTGATGAGCTCATTGGTGGAGGGGCGATCCCTGAAAATACTGTTACACTTGTCTATGGGCCCCCGAAGGTTGGTAAATCCATATTCAGTTATGGTTTCGTGGTTGGGGGTGCCGAAAGGGGCGAACCCTGTCTCTACATATCCACAGACTATGGACTGATGGACCTCAAGAGGAACATGAAGGTTCTTGGTATGGATGCCGAGAGTTACATGGAGAAGGAACTTCTCTATGTGATAGACGCGATATCAAGCATATCAGGCCCAGCATCTGATGCTGGCAACACCTACCTCTCATCATCTGTGCATAACCCCACCGATATAATGGTGAAACTGGGGGTTGCCATAAGGAACATAACTGCAAGCTACAGCATGTTCAGGTCTGTCCTGGACTCCCTCACAACTCTAATGGCATTCAATGATGAGATGCTGATAGTCCGTGTCCTCACAGCATACATAATGAGGATCAAGGACGCTGGCGGAACTGCCATTGTCACCTACACCGAGGGATCAGCAGACCCTAAGGTTGAGACCATGCTCAAGGCGGTTGTGGATAACATAATACACCTCGATGGATCCGAACTCACAGTTGAGGCCATGATAGGGATCGGGAGGGTCAGCGCCCCCTACACCATAGACGATGAGGGCCTTAAGGTCAACCCATGA
- a CDS encoding RAD55 family ATPase, whose protein sequence is MRDIMSENYTTGIAGLDDMVGELEPGSVILVTGPPKAGKSVLATEFIYRGLQAGTPCLFIAAEYGYRDLQRNTMAFNWFIQTFSDKLHVIDLPTGLGGGKPQDSGNIRYSALQNTTDLMVKVGIATRSLYQESGIFLSAFDSASILLAFNPPRLVLRVLKAYNNRVREANGIALVAYTEGVADPEIENGISELFDVHIRMDGSMISASTPRETREAPYSICDQGLLVG, encoded by the coding sequence ATGAGGGATATCATGAGTGAGAACTACACCACAGGTATAGCGGGACTTGATGATATGGTGGGTGAACTGGAGCCTGGTTCAGTCATCCTGGTCACGGGTCCCCCCAAGGCAGGTAAATCTGTACTTGCAACGGAGTTCATCTACAGGGGGCTTCAGGCAGGAACCCCATGTCTTTTCATAGCAGCAGAATATGGTTACAGGGACCTTCAGAGGAATACGATGGCCTTTAACTGGTTCATCCAGACCTTCAGTGATAAACTTCATGTAATTGATCTTCCAACGGGACTTGGAGGTGGTAAACCCCAGGACTCAGGGAACATAAGATACTCTGCCCTTCAGAATACCACCGACCTCATGGTAAAGGTTGGTATAGCCACAAGGAGCCTCTACCAGGAGTCTGGAATATTCCTTTCAGCATTTGACTCTGCATCCATTCTCCTGGCATTCAACCCCCCAAGACTTGTGCTCAGGGTGCTCAAGGCCTACAATAACCGTGTGAGGGAGGCCAATGGAATAGCACTGGTGGCGTATACAGAGGGTGTTGCGGATCCAGAGATAGAGAATGGAATTTCTGAACTCTTCGATGTGCATATCCGCATGGACGGCTCCATGATATCTGCCAGTACCCCCAGAGAAACCAGGGAGGCACCCTACAGTATATGTGACCAGGGTCTTCTGGTGGGCTGA
- a CDS encoding tetratricopeptide repeat protein has translation MMILTILSIFDFLKGEGETESLEKYLRKLEELLEEEFDTLIRIASFYADEGNSREALDYLERAYKVASDMNDEELMAFALDSMGDVYLSDRKIKTAMEYFKEALRIYNSVNSPLRKDLREKIKEVEKIREAIDIASLNRLQEEAEPEMAEVDLGALEPLLDRLVERVESLTMYQSQSYEDSISQIREAYHIARDIGDTATEASLLLLLGAYSLKNEDFSDSRKYLKKSEDLFKKTNNDMGLAVVMVLMGVLDFIENNPEGVASSFRGAVEIFQKLDEREMESVTLELLNKLYSF, from the coding sequence ATGATGATATTAACCATTCTGAGCATATTTGATTTTCTTAAGGGAGAGGGGGAGACTGAATCTCTGGAGAAGTACCTCCGTAAACTTGAGGAACTCCTTGAGGAGGAATTTGACACCCTCATAAGAATAGCCAGCTTTTATGCTGATGAAGGGAATAGCCGGGAGGCCCTTGATTACCTTGAAAGGGCCTACAAGGTGGCATCTGATATGAATGACGAGGAACTCATGGCATTTGCCCTTGACTCCATGGGTGACGTTTACCTCAGTGATAGGAAAATCAAAACTGCAATGGAGTACTTTAAAGAGGCGCTCCGGATCTATAACTCTGTTAACTCTCCACTCAGAAAGGATTTAAGGGAGAAGATCAAGGAGGTCGAAAAGATCAGGGAGGCCATAGATATAGCAAGTCTCAACCGCCTCCAGGAGGAAGCTGAACCTGAGATGGCAGAGGTGGATCTTGGTGCCCTTGAACCATTACTGGACAGGCTTGTGGAAAGAGTTGAATCACTTACAATGTACCAGTCACAGTCCTATGAGGACTCCATATCCCAGATAAGGGAGGCCTACCATATTGCAAGGGATATTGGTGATACAGCCACAGAGGCATCATTGCTCCTGCTACTGGGGGCCTATTCACTTAAAAATGAGGATTTCAGCGATTCAAGGAAGTACCTTAAGAAGTCCGAGGATCTCTTTAAAAAGACAAACAATGATATGGGACTTGCCGTCGTAATGGTACTCATGGGGGTCCTTGACTTTATAGAAAACAACCCTGAGGGTGTTGCATCAAGTTTCAGAGGGGCTGTTGAGATCTTCCAGAAACTGGATGAGAGGGAGATGGAGTCTGTGACCCTTGAACTCCTCAACAAACTCTACAGTTTCTGA
- a CDS encoding glycosyltransferase 4 family protein — protein MVLNFTPEYSSVLIVSIICCIISFTSTYMVMPRLISKLKDANVVGNDIHKISKPIVAEMGGIGILFGFTIGMFLGMYFFPRLHYELMVTLLVILLVGIVGMVDDLVRLSSREKLFLLFLAGLPIIWVAPPNVGILYMIMMPVAVSIASNLTNMLAGLNGIESGLGSIAMTALTASCIIMGKYNVSIITMAMLGALLAFLIYNRYPSRVFPGDVGTLIIGACIASVAFIGRIKIIALIVLLPNIIDGLLKFYSAGVVERHNHKPTEISEDGKLIAPSEGFNSLIRWILRRPMTEKKVVMIVWSIGVFFGALGVLLAFILPLDPF, from the coding sequence ATGGTGCTGAACTTTACACCCGAATATTCATCTGTACTTATCGTATCAATAATCTGCTGTATCATATCATTTACATCAACGTATATGGTTATGCCAAGACTTATAAGTAAGCTTAAAGATGCTAACGTCGTTGGAAACGACATACATAAGATCTCAAAGCCCATCGTTGCAGAGATGGGTGGTATCGGGATACTATTTGGCTTCACAATAGGAATGTTTCTCGGTATGTATTTCTTTCCGCGCCTCCACTACGAACTCATGGTGACGCTCCTTGTGATACTCCTTGTGGGTATAGTCGGCATGGTTGATGACCTTGTGAGGCTATCATCACGTGAAAAACTCTTCCTTCTCTTCCTTGCAGGTCTTCCCATAATATGGGTGGCCCCCCCAAACGTCGGAATACTTTACATGATTATGATGCCAGTTGCAGTTTCAATTGCATCAAACCTCACAAACATGCTTGCTGGCCTGAATGGCATCGAATCTGGCCTTGGATCAATTGCAATGACTGCCCTCACAGCCTCATGTATCATAATGGGCAAATACAATGTCTCCATAATAACCATGGCAATGCTCGGAGCCCTCCTGGCCTTCCTAATCTACAACAGGTACCCATCAAGGGTATTCCCGGGGGATGTTGGAACCCTAATAATAGGGGCCTGCATAGCCTCTGTTGCATTCATAGGTAGGATCAAGATAATAGCACTAATAGTCCTCCTCCCCAACATCATAGATGGTCTCCTGAAGTTCTACAGTGCTGGTGTAGTTGAAAGGCACAATCACAAGCCTACAGAAATCTCAGAGGATGGAAAACTCATAGCCCCCTCTGAGGGATTCAACTCCCTCATAAGATGGATACTAAGAAGACCCATGACCGAAAAGAAGGTTGTGATGATAGTGTGGTCAATTGGGGTATTCTTCGGGGCCCTGGGGGTTCTACTTGCATTCATACTCCCTCTGGACCCCTTCTAA
- a CDS encoding helix-turn-helix domain-containing protein: MAEKIHLNQPLTARRIIEILEKNPDLKKITCPISLYHRTSKRYLEALEELGVEVEPVKRIGRPRKYTEKDVKMVQSLLREGKTPKQISGITNIPLKTVYYLKGDMKLKRGKKKKYDKNTRFRVREMAKNGVPARKISEELGIPLRTVYYILKNG, encoded by the coding sequence ATGGCAGAAAAGATCCATTTAAATCAGCCTCTGACTGCCAGGAGAATAATTGAGATTCTTGAGAAGAACCCTGACCTCAAGAAGATCACATGTCCCATAAGCCTCTATCACCGTACATCAAAGAGGTACCTGGAGGCCCTTGAGGAACTTGGAGTGGAGGTTGAACCTGTCAAGAGAATCGGGAGACCCCGGAAGTACACAGAAAAGGACGTTAAGATGGTTCAGAGTCTCCTGAGGGAGGGTAAAACTCCCAAGCAGATTTCAGGTATCACAAATATACCCCTCAAGACTGTATACTACCTCAAGGGCGATATGAAACTGAAGCGTGGTAAGAAGAAGAAGTATGATAAGAACACGCGCTTCAGGGTTCGTGAGATGGCAAAGAATGGTGTTCCAGCCAGAAAAATTTCTGAGGAGCTCGGCATACCCCTCAGGACAGTATACTATATACTCAAGAATGGGTGA